The stretch of DNA CACGCGTCGTCCTATCTAGTCCGCGGCGCACATCATTGCAGGCACCTATGATGGTACGGTGGGTCGTGCGTGTGGATGATGGCTAGCACGTACGGCTCCTGGACCCTGCCTTGCTAATTTGCTGCTTCGGGCGATATGATATGTAGGGATCTCGCCAGAGTTCGTCTTATCCTATCGTGCTGGAGCTAATTGGTGTACCAATAGTAACCACCCGCGTCGTCGCCTCTGCCGCTGCTAGACACGCCTGGATAGCTGCCCTGCCTGCGTGGGTACCAACTTCGAAGCAAAAACCAGCTACAAATGCGTTGACGAGTCAAAGTCCAACCGGACTGATAGCTGAGGTGTCAATTAAGATTTTATAATTatagttgggggggggggggggtcaaaATTAGGAAAACGGAGCGAATGATCACCACCAAAGCACCAAGCGCGCTGCCAAAGCAACTTGTCGGTTGGGCAATATAATTCGTCCATTGTTCCACTAGCTATTTACAGCCTCTTTGACGTTGACCACTCCAAGGGCGCAAAAAATATTAACAAACACACGCGTTCGGCGGGCCCACACCACCCAGCTGTGTGGCTGCGAGGCCGCATGCACGGCCTCCCCCTACCCGGCCGTGCCGGGCAAAATTAAGAGACATGCGCGCGGCATGCATGCAAAAGATACCCCGCGCGTCTCGTAGCGTAGGCCTCTCCGCCCACGCCCACCGGTCGAGCCACCCCAACCAAAGATCACTGCAGGCCGGTTCCTCGATCGACCGGCACCGGATCTGATCTGATCTGATGGCggggctcctcctcctcgccgtcgacgtCGCGGCCCTGGCGGTGGTCCTGCTCACCGCCCCCGCCTCCCCGTTCTCGCTGCACGGCCACTTCTCCGCCGGCGGCAGCGTCCGGACGCAGCACCACCAGCAGCAGGCAGACGCGGCGGACCACGGCGGCGAGCACCACGTCCCCGCCGACGGCGCCCTGGCGCACGAGTTCCTGGAGGCGCACAACCGGCTGCGCGCCAAGTACGGCGTCCCGCCGCTGCGCTGGAGCAGCAAGCTGGCCCGGTACGCGCGCCGGTGGTCGTCGATGCGCCGCTTCGACTGCGTCATGATGCACTCCCCCGCCTCGCCCTACGGCGAGAACGTCTTCTGGGGCTCCGGCAGCGACTGgcgcgccgccgacgccgtCGCCAAGTGGGCCACCGAGGCCTCCTACTTCGACTGGCGCGCGCAGGCGTGCCACCCGGGCCAGGTCTGCGGGCACTTCACGCAGCTCGTCTGGAACGACACCGAGTACGTCGGGTGCGGCAGGTCCGAGTGCTTAACCGGCGGGGTGTTCATCACCTGCTCCTACGACCCGCCGGGGAACTGGAAGGGGGAGGTGCCGCTCACCTAATTAATAAGCATCGCGTCGGCATCGTCCATCCATGGGGACAGGTAGCTAGCGCTGCTGGTCCGAGAGCGACCATTATTACACTGCGCTATTGTTGCTAACATACTTGTTACTGCTGCTATTGCTATTCGATCATGCTCGAATTTGGACTTGATATATATACTGTATATTTGAGTAAATGTACATGCATGCTAAATTTGATCGAGATTCTTCTTTAATTTCCTCGGAAACAGAAAATGATCTACCTCTTCGTTCCAGCTAGATACAGTACTATTGATTGGGTGAACTTCAATTTGTTGTTGTCGTGCACACCAAAACTGAGAAAGAAAGGCCTCCCCCGCCGTTGTTGCTGGCTGGACACTGATACATTGATGGGCTTTCTGTTTGATAGGCCTCTTTCTTGCGGGCCATTTCGTCTCGGCCCTTTCAAGCGAGGGTGGAATCCTCCGGGGTACTCCTAGGATCCTAGCAGAACTCTggtctctcctcctcctcctcttctttttttcttttttttgaggggggtcTCTCCTGTTCTTTTTTAACCTTCTCCCATTAATATCAAATCAGTTTATTTCACAGAGTTCCATTATGGTTAATGGTTGGCTTTGAGGTTTCTTGTGAGCACAAGCATCTCAAGTAGTTCAGTCTTATAGATCTTTTTTGTTGCCTGAATATGATCCttttatatatttttcttaggtCAGTTCGTTTGGGCTTTCAGTTCAGCAACACAGATGGCATTGTGTGCTCAATTTCCCCTGCAAGCACGCCTTTGCCCATTACGGATCTGCACCGAGTTGAGCAACCACAATGCATGTGTGCAATGGATATCCTAGTGGTTCAACAAAAGAGCACGGATGCATCATGAAAGAAATCATTTATATTCTGAATTGTCATCCCAAGATCAGGCCGGAGGCAGCAGGCACAATACGTACATATATGTATCTATGTATCTCTACAATCAGTAGGCAAGGCATGGGGCTTATTTCTTGTCTATCTAGCAAAACCAATCATAAGCATGGATTAATACTAGACAGACCTAGCAATAACCATATATATAACGGTAACAGTAAGCTGGATGGATGGGCAGCTTGGAACCCCCTACTCCCTCCCTATGTACAATGAGAACACGAGGCCCATCGATCATCCGTCCGTCCTTGGATTAGTAGCATGCGGTACTCCGCGACTTCTTTTTAATTACTAATTTACTACTGCTGCTAGTAGACTGCGGCTTGCTACCAGCTGCTCCAATCCAGTCTCAGTTGCCGTTCTCGCTTGATCCGGCGTACCCGTAGGGGTTCTTGCTTGCCCAGTTCCACAGGTCTCTGCACATCTCCTCAATCCCGTACTTCGCCCTGCAAGTTCAGTTTTGATTCCGTTTCCATTAGGATCCATCATCAGCCCATCAACCACCTGCAGCTGCGGGTACATATCTATATACAGGCAATGTGCTAACAACTTACTTCCATTTGAGCTCCTTCTCGGCCTTGGCCGTTGCGGCATAAACAATCTCCGCATCTCCAGGTCTTCGCCCAGCAAACACCAGAGGGATTTTCTGTACAGAATCAATCAGCCAGTTGGTCAATCAATCGTCCAGGGGAACGACAGATGAATTGGACATCTATCAACAAAGATATGCGTGCAGGCTGGCTTAAATAAACTTTTACCTTGCCAGAAACCTTCTCGAACGCAGCCACCATTTCCAGCACTGACGTCCCCTTTCCTGTGCCCAGATTGTATACTTCACAGCCTGCGTGCATCGAGATTACAATACAACCAACCAAACAGATCAGCATGGCATCATTAGCTACCTTTTGGTGTTTGCTTCAATAAACAATAGCTGAGCTGTCAAAGGTAATTTACAATGAAGAGAAACTCGTGAGGTAGCTAGCAAGCCTGTCATTTACCTATTTTGTCGGAGTCCTCATAGAGCTTCCTCAATGCTGCTATGTGCCCGTCAGCCAGGTCGACAACATGGATGTAATCACGCACCTGGCAGGTGTTTATTTACAGGAATACTTATATTAGTAACGGGCTGGATTTCCTAACCTCCTAGCATATACTATAATGCAATAACAGAGTCGAAATAGAGTACATACCCCAGTTCCATCCTTTGTATTGTAGTCCGTTCCGTAAACTGTCAGGTGAGGTCTCCTCCCAACAGCAACTTGCTGAACATAGGGCATCAGGTtgtttgggattccgcaggggTCTTCACCGATGTATCCACTAGGATGAGCACCAACAGGGTTGAAGTATCTGAGAAGTATGATCTTCCAATCAGGGTCTGAACGATGGACGTCGCGGCAGATATCTTCAATCACAAGCTGAAGCAATACCATCATATATTAGTTAAGATTCTTTTTGCTTCTTCCTTATTCCATTTTAGGACACATATATTATGATTATGTAATTAAAAAATGATATATAAAAAAAGACCTTGGTTCGCCCATAGGGGTTGGTGGCGCAAAGGGGGAATTCCTCGGTGCATGGAACTTCCTTGGGCCACCCATAGACAGTTGCGGATGACGAGAACACCAGCTGCAATGACAAAGAAACATGTTCTGTTAGTTCGTCGGCTAGACACATCGATCTGATGCATACATCACTCGAGTTGCTCTTGCTGCATTTATGCAAACATAACTTCAAAATAGTGCTGAAGTATCAATAAGAACAATTTGTTAAGGGTAAGAATGATCATTTTGCATTTACTGGTCCATGTTTCACCACAGAGAATATCGTCACAGAGTACAAAGCAGAAAACAGTAGATGGAAGAATGGCCTGGCCACAGCCAACAGAATCTGGGACCATCACATTCAAGATGTTGTCACGGatggcatgcatgcatgcatggcttCTCCGTGACACAAATTTACAACTTGGATGGCAGAAGAGGGACAAAGGGCAGGGCACCTGGTCCAGAAGCTAACTAGTACACCGGCATCCTGTGACCCCCAGCAACGCAAATGCAATGCAAAGTAGGCCAACCAAAGCAAGTTGTAAAGCAAACAGGAGTGCCCAAAAATGCAGGGCCAGAGAAAAAAAGACGGGAAGCCTACTTGGCGTAGCAGTATCAAACAAGTACCTTCTTGCAGCCATGTGCAGCCATCACCTCGAGAAGGGTGATGGTGCCGATGAGGTTGTTGTCATAGTACAGCAAGGGCTTCTGGACGCTCTCGCCAACAGCTTTGAGCCCAGCAAAGTGAATCACAGCCTCAAACCTGCATCCACAAGTGGAGTTCTCTGTATTAGTCAGAAGCAAAGGAATCTGAACCTTGTAAAGACCATCAGCAGTGGCCCAACCCTTAACAAGAAAATAAGAATCACGGAATGCTGCGCTGAGCTGTGCTGTGAATCAATGGATAGAAAAGAATAGTAGTAGAAGTGAATTGCTTTCCAGCAGGCCAGTAGCCGATTGAATTCAATCATATGACACCTACGCAAGTGCAAGCAAAGCAGCAGATTCGGCAGGCAGGTAAAATCGATAGTTAATATGATGGGCAGTCTCCCACgaaaaaccagtgccaatatgCTAATAATAGAACAAAGAGTGTCGAGATTGGAATACTGATGATACAGGTGGCGTTTCGGCAAGTTCGATCTTTTCGACTTGTTTGTTACAAATAAACTAGTGTCCTACTGCAGCAAATCATTAAAGGTTGGTTTGAATTCCAGCTGGCGCCGGCCAAGCGCAGCAAAGTGGTTACTGCCAACCACGACTGGACGCATTGCTAGTTGGCATCTTAATAGTTGCTCAATTTAGCATCTGTACTATGTTGTAGGAACATTAGATTAGAGGAGGAGACCCCTTTTTTTTAATAATGAAGCAATAGAACAGCGAGGTAAAGTGCAGGTTGATTAAACTCAAGTAAGTCAGGACTGCAAAATGGTGTACCTGTGGGACGAAAAGATGTCCTCGAGCGCGTGCCTGTCGCGAAGGTCAACCTGCAGAGGCAGCAGCCGCCGCATTAGGAAATTTGTATAGACAGATACTGTTTTGAGGTAGCATTAGAAAACACTTAATGGCCAATCAGAAATTAAAAAGGCGATCTAGgaaattaattaggtttaaatgAGTGCCGCATCGGGGAGGTTAATCAGGTGGAGGAAACGAACAAGATAAATCGCCAAAGTCGGCGTGGTTTGATGAGTAATTTTCTGACCCCAAACGGAATGGGCCGAAAGCCAACAGCGACGTGCACCGGACAAAACACGCAAGGCAGGGGGGAATGCCAGGCGAGGCACAGGCAGGCAGGCGGACCGGTCAAGGTCTGAAGGAATACAATTAGTACTCGCTAATCACGCAGCATGGAAACGGAAACGAATTGATTGGAGTTAGGCACGGCAGGCCTTGCGGCCACGACGACGCGTTTCGTCTTCCGACGCAACGCGCCGCGGGAAGGGATCAAGGAAGGGTAGGAGGGAGGCGGCGGAACAAGCAAGGAGGAAGCAACGCAACGCGTGTTTGGACTCTCCAGCCTGCATCCACGACGGGGTCGGGGGGTCGGGGGGCTCCGGTCCGCTCCAGAAGCATCCGTCGCATCGCCCACGTGGTGACGTGGCGCGGCGTTATTGGCCGCGTCAACGCACGCGGGACCGAGGCGCCGGTTTGGGTGGACGGAAACGGCAAAGCAACGAGGCCCCCTCCCAGGCGGCGCGCGGACGGTGTGACCCACCCGCCCCCGCCGGCCAGCGGGCAGGGAAGATTCGAATCTTTCTGGCGGAGCGGGAGGGAGGGGGTGGGGGAGCCGCAGCAGTAATAGATGAAAACTGAAGAGAGATGGTGGTGATAACCGCCGCCATGACCTCCGCATCCGGAGGAGTCGGAGAGGACAAGGCGTGGAAACGAAACCGCCCCGCAACCCAATGCGTGGAAAAGggaaaccaaaccacccggccGAACGGGAACAGGGTAAAACAAATCAACGCAGGGAAAGGAAGGAAGGTCCGTGAAGTCTGTTCGTGCTGCGGAATTAACAAACGAACAGACAGCAAGGAGAGCCGAGTGGAAGCAGAGTCCCTAGTCCCCGCAGAGAGGGAGGACGATCCTTCCTCCAAAAGAAAACGATTAATCCTTCCGTCTTCTCCTCCGTGCAGCAGTTGCAAACAATTACTCGGCGGGGCCGCGAGGGGAAGAGTAATCAACGAATCATACCTTGTGGAAGACGAGGTTGCTGCCGTTGTGGCCGGAGAGCTCGGCGACGCGGAGGAGGGCGACCTCGGAGGCGTTGTCGAGGttgtcgacgacgacgacgcggaAGCCCTGCTGGAGCAGCTGCAGCACGGTGTGGCTGCCGATGTACCCGGCGCCGCCCGTCACCAGGATGGTCCTCAGCACGGCGGAcaccatcttctcctcctggacTCGGATCGATCCGGAGAGGGAGGCAGGGGGCGGGGGTTGCTggcgaggaagaaggagggggaggaTCGGCCGGAGttcggcggcggtggaatggaGCGATGGGCTGTGCGTGCGCTGGATGAGTTTTGAGTTGCACTGCCCCCGACTACTTGCTCTCTCTGTGTATTGTAT from Panicum hallii strain FIL2 chromosome 3, PHallii_v3.1, whole genome shotgun sequence encodes:
- the LOC112884836 gene encoding pathogenesis-related protein PRB1-3-like, which translates into the protein MAGLLLLAVDVAALAVVLLTAPASPFSLHGHFSAGGSVRTQHHQQQADAADHGGEHHVPADGALAHEFLEAHNRLRAKYGVPPLRWSSKLARYARRWSSMRRFDCVMMHSPASPYGENVFWGSGSDWRAADAVAKWATEASYFDWRAQACHPGQVCGHFTQLVWNDTEYVGCGRSECLTGGVFITCSYDPPGNWKGEVPLT
- the LOC112884835 gene encoding UDP-glucose 4-epimerase 1, producing MSRCGLPTQGNKPTHRIQYTERASSRGQCNSKLIQRTHSPSLHSTAAELRPILPLLLPRQQPPPPASLSGSIRVQEEKMVSAVLRTILVTGGAGYIGSHTVLQLLQQGFRVVVVDNLDNASEVALLRVAELSGHNGSNLVFHKVDLRDRHALEDIFSSHRFEAVIHFAGLKAVGESVQKPLLYYDNNLIGTITLLEVMAAHGCKKLVFSSSATVYGWPKEVPCTEEFPLCATNPYGRTKLVIEDICRDVHRSDPDWKIILLRYFNPVGAHPSGYIGEDPCGIPNNLMPYVQQVAVGRRPHLTVYGTDYNTKDGTGVRDYIHVVDLADGHIAALRKLYEDSDKIGCEVYNLGTGKGTSVLEMVAAFEKVSGKKIPLVFAGRRPGDAEIVYAATAKAEKELKWKAKYGIEEMCRDLWNWASKNPYGYAGSSENGN